In Leifsonia sp. AK011, the genomic stretch GACACCGAGCATTTCTCCAAGACGGGTCCCGGTGCACCGAGCGACCTCTGGACGCCCGTTCTAGGGCCCTCCGTGCTCCTCAACATGGAGGGCGCGGATCATCTGGCCTTGAGGCGCAGGCTCGGGCCGTTGTTCTCGCCCGCCTACGTGGACCCGCTTGTCGCGGCATCCCTGCCGAGCGCCCGGCTGACCGCGCGATTGCGGGCCGGTGAGCGAGTCGACCTCGTGACGGAGGCGAAGCGCAATGCGAGCATCATGATCAGCCAGCTCGTCGGACTGTCGGCCGAGCAGGTGGATGACGCCCTCTTCGAGAGGGTGTCATCGATCACGCGATTCGTGCGGCTCTCGCGTCCGCGTCTGACCGATGCCCAGGCGGCTGTCGCGCGCGCCATCCTCGCCGACCTCACCGCGCACGCTCGCACCGCCTGGCGCGACGGTGATGAGAGCACGGTGCCCGGTCGCATGCGCGCGCTCGGTCTCGGGGAGGAGGAGGCGATGGGCGCCGTCGGGGCGTTCGTGCTCACCGGGACGGAGACTCTGGTCTCGTATATCCCGCGCCTCATCGCGCTGCTCATCGACAGCGAGTGGATGCCACGGCTCGCCGCCGACGCGACACTAGTCGAACCCGCCATTGCCGAGGGCCTCCGCGTGACCACGCCCTCGCCCGTGATGCTGCGGAGCGTCGTGTCGGGCGCGCGGATCGGTTCCGTCGACGTGCGGGCGGGGGAGCGGGTCATCCTCGCGACGTTCCTCGCCAACGGAGCGCTCGGCGGGTTCGACCCTGCCAGCAACCCCGCGGCATCCCTCAAACAGCTCTGGTTCGGGGCTGGCAGTCATTTCTGCCTGGGGGCCCCGCTCGCGATGGCGCAGACGCGGGCGACGCTCGGTGCGCTGCTCGAGGCAGGCCCGCTGCGCGTCGTGTCGCGGCGCGCGGCCCGCGGGGTGCTCATCCCCTCGTACGCGAGCCTCGTGGTGTCAGCATGACCGACATCCTCCGCGCGCTGCTCGACTCGTGCGACCGCACCCCGGACGCTCCCGCCCTGACGTTCCGGAGGACGACACTCCGCTACAGCGACCTCCGCGACCGGATCCAGGGCGTGGCGTCCTCCCTGACGTTGCGAGGGTTGCGCCCCGGGGACCGCGTGCTGTTCTCCGTACGCCCGGGCATCGACGCGATCGTGCTCGCGCTCGCGCTTATCGCGGCCGGTGGAACTGTCGTGTTCGCCGATCCGGGGGCTGGCGACGAGTTGTTCCGCGCACGTGCGAGGCTCGTCGCGCCGAGGTGGGTGGCGGCCGAGTCGGTGTTGTACGCCGCGTCATCCGGCCCGCTTCGCGGCATCGCGCGACGCCGGGGCATCGAACTGCCCGACTACGGGGCGGTGGTTCCGGATGCCCGGCACGTGTACAGCGGACCGTGGCTGCCTGGGGTGCCTCACGGCGCGTTGAGCCTCCGGTGGTTCGGCGTGAACCGACGCCCGGGACGGGCGTCGGCATCGTGGCGAGGGCCGGACATGGCCTTCGCTCCCAGCTCCAGCGCCCCGGCGGAAGCGCTGATCATCTTCACGTCGGGCACCACCGACGACCCCAAGGCGGTCGTGCACTCGCGCGAGTCACTCGGCACGGGTCTCGACGACTTCGCGACGGCGGTCGGATTCGTCGCGGGGGAGCGTGTGCTCACTGACCAGCTCATGGTGGGCATCCCCGCGCTCATCTCGGGTGCGCACTGGGAGCTTCCCCCGCCAGGCCTCGACCCCGGGGCGAGGCCGGAGCGGTACCTCGCACTGCTGCCGAGGGCCGACGTGCTGTTCACGGTGCCCGCTGCACTCGATGCTCTACTCGGGATGCTCGAGACCCGCCCCGACCTCACACCTCGGCTGCGCGCACTCCTCATCGGCGGGGCTCCCGTGCTGCGACCACTCCTCGAGCGAGCGCGCCGGCTGCTGCCGAACACCACGATTCGCGCGATCTACGGCATGACGGAGATCCTGCCGGTCGCGATCGCCGATGGCGACGAGAAGCTCGCGTTCGACGGCACGGGCGACTACGTCGGTCGGGTCATGCCCTCGATTCGCGCGGCCATCGTCGACGGCGAGCTTGTGGTCGCGGGCCCCGGCCTCGCCGACTATCTCGGCACGCCCCTCGCCGAGCTCCGCACGGGTGACCTGGCCACACTCGACGGCGACAGGCTCGTGCTCGCGGGTCGAGCCAAGGACATGTTCATCCGCGGCACCACCAACGTGTACCCGGGCCTCTATGAGCCGGTGATCGCGGGCCTCCCGGGCGTCCGTGCTGCGGCGCTCGCCGGCATCCCGAACGACATCGGCGACGACGAACTCGTGCTCGCCCTGGTGCTGGATGCCGCGGGCTCCGTCGATGTCGTGCGCGCTGCCCTCCCCGGTCTCATCGACGCTGCCGTCCTGCCCGACCGCATTGTTGTGCTCGACGCCCTCCCCACGAAGGGGCGCAGTTCGAAGCTCGACCGTGCCGCTCTCGCGGAGGTGCTGCGATGAGGGTGGCGGTCACGGGAGCCAGTGGGTTCGTGGGCGGCGCGGTCGCGTCGGCCCTGGCATCCCGCGGGCACGACGTCACGGGCTTCGGTCGCAGGCCGGGCGGGTGGGCCGACGGGCACTACGAGCAGTGGGACCTCGCCGACGGTCCTCGCGCCGGGAGTTTCGACGCCGTTGTGCACAGCGCGGCCCTCGCCGACGACTGGGCCGACCTCGGCCATGCCATGCTCGCGAATCGGCTCGGCACCCGCACGGTCGTCGCGAGCTTTGCCGGTGCCCGAATCGTCCACATCTCCACGTCGAGCGTCTACGACGCGTTCGCCCCGAATGTTCGAGTGCGGGAGGATGCGCCGCTGCCCACCCGGTTCCTCAGCGCATACTCCGAATCGAAGGCCTCTGCCGAGGCCGAGCTGCCCGCGGATGCTGTGATCCTCCGCCCCCATGCCGTGTACGGCCCCGGCGACACGACGCTCCTGCCGCGCATCCTCGCGGGCATCCGCGGGTCGCGGCTCGTGCTCCCGAACGGTGCGCGGGTGAGGCACACGCTCACCCACATCGACAACCTCGTGCACGCCGTCGAGGTCTCCCTCGTCGGCCCGGCTGGAACCTACAACATCGGTGACGACACCGAGGTGCTGCTGTCAGCGGTGCTGGGGGAGTTCCTCGCGCGTCGGGGCCGGGCGGATGTCACGATCACGAGCATCCCCTACGGCGCTGCCTTCGCAGCTGCCGCCGCCCTCGAGCGAGTAGCGCGACTGCGCGGAATCC encodes the following:
- a CDS encoding class I adenylate-forming enzyme family protein, which translates into the protein MTDILRALLDSCDRTPDAPALTFRRTTLRYSDLRDRIQGVASSLTLRGLRPGDRVLFSVRPGIDAIVLALALIAAGGTVVFADPGAGDELFRARARLVAPRWVAAESVLYAASSGPLRGIARRRGIELPDYGAVVPDARHVYSGPWLPGVPHGALSLRWFGVNRRPGRASASWRGPDMAFAPSSSAPAEALIIFTSGTTDDPKAVVHSRESLGTGLDDFATAVGFVAGERVLTDQLMVGIPALISGAHWELPPPGLDPGARPERYLALLPRADVLFTVPAALDALLGMLETRPDLTPRLRALLIGGAPVLRPLLERARRLLPNTTIRAIYGMTEILPVAIADGDEKLAFDGTGDYVGRVMPSIRAAIVDGELVVAGPGLADYLGTPLAELRTGDLATLDGDRLVLAGRAKDMFIRGTTNVYPGLYEPVIAGLPGVRAAALAGIPNDIGDDELVLALVLDAAGSVDVVRAALPGLIDAAVLPDRIVVLDALPTKGRSSKLDRAALAEVLR
- a CDS encoding cytochrome P450; this encodes MTRAAAWERRVLRAAHPVAVPALSASRRPVQRVPRLGVLVRDATILRSVLMDTEHFSKTGPGAPSDLWTPVLGPSVLLNMEGADHLALRRRLGPLFSPAYVDPLVAASLPSARLTARLRAGERVDLVTEAKRNASIMISQLVGLSAEQVDDALFERVSSITRFVRLSRPRLTDAQAAVARAILADLTAHARTAWRDGDESTVPGRMRALGLGEEEAMGAVGAFVLTGTETLVSYIPRLIALLIDSEWMPRLAADATLVEPAIAEGLRVTTPSPVMLRSVVSGARIGSVDVRAGERVILATFLANGALGGFDPASNPAASLKQLWFGAGSHFCLGAPLAMAQTRATLGALLEAGPLRVVSRRAARGVLIPSYASLVVSA
- a CDS encoding NAD(P)-dependent oxidoreductase, which gives rise to MRVAVTGASGFVGGAVASALASRGHDVTGFGRRPGGWADGHYEQWDLADGPRAGSFDAVVHSAALADDWADLGHAMLANRLGTRTVVASFAGARIVHISTSSVYDAFAPNVRVREDAPLPTRFLSAYSESKASAEAELPADAVILRPHAVYGPGDTTLLPRILAGIRGSRLVLPNGARVRHTLTHIDNLVHAVEVSLVGPAGTYNIGDDTEVLLSAVLGEFLARRGRADVTITSIPYGAAFAAAAALERVARLRGIRPRLTRYAVSQLGLERTLDLTAARERLGYVPGPTTLDGAENW